The genomic window TAGCAAGCAGTATATACAAATTCATAGATAAAACTACATCTCAGTAAGTTGTTGAACCACTAGCACCACCTACCCATTCTACTTGGTTTTGGTACTCTACAGAAGGAATGAAGCAGCAATCTTTTCCTATTTGGTGCAGGTGTAGCCTGTAATATTGGAAAAACTCCACCACTCCTCAATAAAGAGCGTTCACTACAACTTTGAAATGATTTGCAAGGATTCTTCCTTGTAAAGGGACAATCGAACCAATATTATGGCAGCAAAATGCTGCCTACAGCATAATAGAGTCACCTGATCACCTCACTGTGGGGTTAAAGGTCTGGGAAAAACACCAAATTGTCAAACTGAAACAACACCTTTAAACTAGGTAGATACCACCTTTAAGATCATCTTCTCATGCATATCTGAGCCGCTTCTGGCACTTTTACCACTTTTTAATGCTCTGCGGAAGTCCTATTATGACCCTCTGCATTTGTTCCATTTTGACACGGGACCTTAAACTTCGATGTGAAAGTGGGACGACTTTCATGCTGAGGGTGATCAGTCTTGATGAGACCAAGAGACCAAACAGCAGCTTTCGGTCAAAGAGTCCCCAGATCTCAATAATCAAAGCGGCGGGAGCACATCCTGGACTCCCCCCACCCCGACATTTATGGGGCTCTGCAACGTGAATTCATGGCCCGGGGTTAGACTGTCAACACAGACTTCTACTGCCTGAGACAGACCGGTGGAAATGACCCAAACTGCAATCCTCGCCAGTGTGCCGCTTGCAGTTTACTGAAAATGGATGAATTTTTCTGGCCACACCTTTGGCACTTTTCATGTTATGCATCATTAGAGtaatatttcagcttttctttgtgtgcacaCTGAATGTAACTCACTCCTTCCTCCTGGACAGCAGCAGGCAGTCATTGAACAGGTGGAGGTACACTGGCTTGGTGGGTAACTTGAGCTTTGATCCGGAGATGCTCATTGTCTGAGTGTCTACTTCCAGGAGTTCTCCGTGCTTTACCAGCCAACGTGACTGGGAAATAAGAGGAAAGATCTACAAAGAAAGGAAGCAGGCTCCActttaatgaacaaaaaaaaatacaaaaatgtgatAATAAGAGGAACCTTCAAACGCTTCCCTCACCTTGCCCTCAAAGTGGATTTTCTTGTTGAGATGGATGAGTTCCTCCATCCTTTTCATCGACTGCACACTGGAGTTACATTCTTTGATGATCTAAGAAGACAAATACCAACATGGTGATTACTGTCATGTCTCACTACTGGTACTCGTCCAACTGGCTATTACAGATGATAATCACCACCTTTTTTAGCTCATTGAAAGCTTTGGTGGCGGTGTCCTCATCTCGGGAACCCGGTGTTGTCCTCTTTAAGATATTCTGAAAAGTAAAGATGGTTTTGAAGATGTTCCAAGGAGTAAACAATACTTTTGTGTGGTGATATCGCAGGGGAAAACGAAGAGTTATCCTGTATGCAGTTCCGTATGATTGGGTTTCAACTGGAATTCTGCAGTGAATGTTTAAGCGTGTACCTCCACTAGCATTTTAAGCCGCGTGATCCTCTGAAACGGGAGGATTAGGAAAGAGGTCAGAGGAAGTCTTTGGCAGATGGGGTCCTCCTCCAAGCGAGCCAGGATGCCGGGGAAACGAGGGTTTTCGTGCCTGAGAGGACAGGGCGAGAAATGTTTTAATGACTTTCAGAGAAAGTGAATCAAAATTCCAGCATCCAATTCAGCTTGAGAAAACATGCTCTTAGTCGAGATGAATCATCTGCAAGTTAAGTCATGCAGGCGTGAAAATACACCAGAGCACTCTCAGACAGCCACACAACAATCAGACTTTATGCACTGCGGTCAAGCACATGTGCAGATGTGTGCTCACGTCTCCCGGGGCTGATGTGTTTCTACACTCACAGCAAACGCTGGTATGTCTGCTCCTGGTAAGCCTGGTTGGTGACATAGGGTAAATAAACCCTTCGCAGAGACGGGCAGTGGTCCAGGACGATGTCGCACACATCGAAACGGAGAATGTCTTCTTCCAGCCTGTGCTCCAGATCCTGAAGAAATCTACAGGCAACAAGCGAGGAGAGACTCAGAGAAGGAGATGTGATACTGGAGATGTTAGCACACGCCGACCTCAGGGTAACAGAAGGACGTCAGCTGCGTGTTACTTCACCTCTCACTGACATCTTTGACTTCGGGCAGCTTGGAGAAGAGCCACTGCTTTTCCTGAGCCCCGAGGCAGTCTGCGAGCTCCGGTGATAGCATGAAGTGGTCCACTGCGATTGTCAGGCTGCGAATGTACGACGCCTCGGACGTCACCAGCTCAAACTTTGCCTGAGTTTAGATAAAAGCAGCAATTCAGCTTTATAAAGAGCAGTAAGAGTGAAATAGAGATGAAATGAGACGGAAACGTAATATTTTACTCACCTCCTGTAATTTCCTTTCTTCGTTGCTGAAGTTGTCGAGCTGCCCGCTGCTTCGAACATCAGGTATATCCTGCCACAGTGCAAAAGCAGAGCCTCGCGATGAGCGAAAGGAGCTGGATGGGGACAGATTTGATGGAGACGGGATCCCATCAGAGCCCTCCTCCCTGAgcccctcctcctctgtgcccGGCTCCTTCCCTTGCTGCCTCTGGATCTCTCTATTGATGGCGACGTCGCTGTATTCCTGGTACAGAATCGCTGCAAAAAGAGCAAGTTtgttccaggaaagaacaggtAAGACTTTGTAAAGATTGGAATATCTTACagttttggaaaaaacaaacagtaagtGAAGCGAACTTACAGCTGGGTAAAAACCGTGACAGTCGATTTGAACTAGGAACAGATGGATGTGTGTTCAGGTCCTCCTCTATGGATTTCTTACGCATTCTGCGAAACGATGGGAAATGAAACTCTATGTTTGATTTATTCTTTACAGATTTTAAGTAGCACTATTTTTGCTACTATTTACCCGAGCTTGGCGCTCCAGCGTTGCAAAGGCATCCCATTGTCACTGCTGGGAAAGGAAGGTGCTGGTCCCACGGGACTCTGGGGAGCGCTGTCACTGGAGCCTCCTGAGCTCCGCTGCTTTGAGTTTGACTTACCTTAGGAGAATGAAATGCAGATAGTGGATGTGAGATTTATGGCATTTATGACATGACCTTCTGAGACCTACTCTGATAGACCGCATGCAATAAAGGAGACAAAGAACTgttgtactttctttttcatgacTTTTTACACTAAGGATTAACCTGAGGCTTCTTTTCTGAGAACATAGGAAAAGCTATTTATCACTGTCAGTTTGTACACTCTACAGTCAGCCTGTGCTTGGTGCTTGGCAGCAATAGCAAAGTTATTAGAGATGATGATTTCATGATTGTTGCCTGAGTGGTTAGGCTTTGTTTCACTAACATTCACCCCTCGAGTTTAAAGCACAGCAGAACTTTTAATGTGGCTGAATCCTGCAGTCATTGCAGCTTGTGGTCACTCTTGCCTCTGCTCAGTAAATGCTAAATTTCTAATAGGCATTTAAGATTGAAACTTTTGGAAGAAGTAAATGAATAAACTGCCCCAAGCAGCATGCTGTGGTAGTCATCTTATTAAGTCATCTTTAATTTGTCTCACTGATCTGTTATAATCCGTTGGGCTGCTTTGGAAAACTCTTGATTGATCCATCACTGTTGTCTACTCACAGTCGGTGTTGGGGTTGAGGTTGCTGGAGCTCTGTCTGTCCCTGGAGGCTACCCGAGCAGAGAGCGACTTCCCCAGCTTCAAGGTGAAGGAGTTCTTCCTTTGCGATAGCTGAAGCCTCGATATTATCTCTGAAGCTGAGAAGCGCCGCCGTTCCTGGTCGCCTTGGCGGGTGCGTGACAAAGAGCTCCCTCCACCCGCGGCGATCGATGTGTCCATGCTGCCACTCACCTCTCCTACACATGGCATCGAGTCCTCTATTATCTGCAACGGTTCTTCGGGTAGATTAAAAATATCATCGTGACTGGTGTTTGAGAGATCCGTAGCACCGTCTGTGGATGAGGGACTTGAAATGGTCTCTAGTGAAGATATTCCGCTGAGGTCTTCCTCTAAGAAAGATGCAAAAGGTCCAGGAAAGATGTAGTCTGCTTCCAGGACTGGGCTGCTGAGCGATTCATCACTCGGACTGTCTGGGGAATAAACCTGCATCTTTCTCCCTGCGCATGAGAAAATTACTTTATTAGATGAGAAGAAAGAATGTTAAGGAGCTTTAGAGCCTAAtttgccaaatcaaacaaaaggtTTACACTCACGGATGGATTTCTCTTTCAGGGAAGCCTGTGATGTTCTCCTCTGAGGCTGGCAGGAGTCTGGGC from Astatotilapia calliptera chromosome 20, fAstCal1.2, whole genome shotgun sequence includes these protein-coding regions:
- the arhgef19 gene encoding rho guanine nucleotide exchange factor 19; its protein translation is MLPGYGFSPLPDFQPHLHAIRCPGEAPSMWIPGGSAESQSLSESTEDRRLIHMCHHKHVAVCQQETLAFFELQPTATHKLNGFGSSRPAIIPHAQCTTHSQHLNGCRQTLNEQNDTCSRGRRTDSERGTNLNSNSPTLAAGDGELECQNGSRTRSQEETEKPQTVTTVCRPLHAALSLPLSFPLSSLYTNRDSLESQLPSSPECPGIQGPDSCQPQRRTSQASLKEKSIRRKMQVYSPDSPSDESLSSPVLEADYIFPGPFASFLEEDLSGISSLETISSPSSTDGATDLSNTSHDDIFNLPEEPLQIIEDSMPCVGEVSGSMDTSIAAGGGSSLSRTRQGDQERRRFSASEIISRLQLSQRKNSFTLKLGKSLSARVASRDRQSSSNLNPNTDCKSNSKQRSSGGSSDSAPQSPVGPAPSFPSSDNGMPLQRWSAKLGMRKKSIEEDLNTHPSVPSSNRLSRFLPSSILYQEYSDVAINREIQRQQGKEPGTEEEGLREEGSDGIPSPSNLSPSSSFRSSRGSAFALWQDIPDVRSSGQLDNFSNEERKLQEAKFELVTSEASYIRSLTIAVDHFMLSPELADCLGAQEKQWLFSKLPEVKDVSERFLQDLEHRLEEDILRFDVCDIVLDHCPSLRRVYLPYVTNQAYQEQTYQRLLHENPRFPGILARLEEDPICQRLPLTSFLILPFQRITRLKMLVENILKRTTPGSRDEDTATKAFNELKKIIKECNSSVQSMKRMEELIHLNKKIHFEGKIFPLISQSRWLVKHGELLEVDTQTMSISGSKLKLPTKPVYLHLFNDCLLLSRRKDTWKFMVFVHAKIGELKVKDLSQKLQGISGFIFHLQLCEGQQLKHQILLKSHTESGKQRWITAMFPSDPLVDIEQANENDDISQVQCIKSYQAQEHDELTLEKADILHAKTITSDGWVEGIRLSDGERGWFPKCYVEEITSRSARLRNLRENIRIKCVTQKLKGEH